A genomic window from Fusarium oxysporum Fo47 chromosome X, complete sequence includes:
- a CDS encoding uncharacterized protein (expressed protein): protein MDSREATQFRNKTVPLYLPIADGPRRELEQMLPIIIYNYIYRRWFQPYRTSIYQGQFIIKIIHPDHQVLTSDLDSAVSLAMRMHTMINDRLDSIEAEPFYTTLPLFRAIMIVVTGQLYPTCGILRNITKMSVLVMATGEQGGLSASISFDSIANGAKPICVGGLNGVETDLETAIEFFMSLEKRKEASLGPQPDPVAALGSLACSPRQGRYKQSRSYADRLRWMGDTIVGPRSEWVDTEEYKRWTSGGAYVDAGMMT from the coding sequence ATGGATAGTCGTGAGGCCACCCAGTTTCGCAACAAGACAGTGCCTCTCTATCTGCCCATCGCAGATGGTCCCAGAAGAGAGCTTGAACAAATGCTTCCTATTATTATTTACAACTATATCTATCGGCGATGGTTTCAACCATATCGAACAAGCATCTACCAGGGGcaatttattataaagatcATACACCCAGACCATCAGGTCTTGACGTCAGATCTCGACTCTGCAGTCAGCTTGGCAATGCGTATGCACACCATGATCAATGATCGCCTTGACTCTATTGAGGCAGAGCCATTCTATACAACACTGCCACTATTCAGAGCCATAATGATTGTGGTTACAGGGCAGCTCTATCCAACATGTGGCATTCTGAGAAATATCACCAAGATGAGCGTCCTAGTTATGGCCACTGGAGAGCAAGGCGGTCTCAGCGCATCGATATCATTTGACTCAATCGCGAATGGAGCCAAGCCTATTTGCGTTGGGGGTTTAAACGGGGTAGAAACTGATCTTGAGACTGCAATTGAATTTTTCATGTCCTTGGAAAAGCGTAAAGAAGCTTCTCTTGGTCCGCAGCCCGACCCAGTTGCTGCGTTGGGGAGTCTGGCGTGTTCTCCGCGCCAAGGGCGGTATAAGCAGAGCCGATCTTACGCAGACAGACTGAGATGGATGGGAGACACGATTGTCGGTCCTAGGTCAGAGTGGGTTGATACTGAGGAGTACAAAAGATGGACAAGTGGTGGCGCCTATGTCGATGCTGGCATGATGACCTAG